A window of Campylobacter cuniculorum DSM 23162 = LMG 24588 contains these coding sequences:
- the atpA gene encoding F0F1 ATP synthase subunit alpha: protein MKFKADEISSIIKERIENFDLNLEIEETGKIISVADGVAKVYGLKNIMAGEMVEFENGEKGMALNLEESSVGIVILGKGVDLREGSSVKRLKKLLKVPVGEALVSRVVNALGEPIDAKGPIDANEFRFVEEKAKGIMARKSVHEPLITGIKAIDALVPIGRGQRELIIGDRQTGKTTVAIDTIISQKGQNVICIYVAIGQKQSTVAQVVKRLEEHGAMDYTIVVNAGASDPAALQYLAPYAGVTMGEYFRDNSKHALIIYDDLSKHAVAYREMSLILRRPPGREAYPGDVFYLHSRLLERASKLNDKLGAGSLTALPIIETQAGDVSAYIPTNVISITDGQIFLETDLFNSGIRPAINVGLSVSRVGGAAQIKATKQVSGNLRLDLAQYRELQAFAQFASDLDEASRKQLERGQRMVEVLKQAPYSPLTPEKQVVLIFAGTKGFLDDIAVDKIKDFEEGIYTFIQTKYPEIFEQISSKKALDNDIEEKLTKAIDEFKANHL, encoded by the coding sequence ATGAAATTTAAAGCTGATGAAATCAGTTCCATAATTAAAGAAAGAATTGAAAATTTTGATTTAAATTTAGAGATTGAAGAAACCGGAAAAATCATCTCTGTTGCCGATGGAGTTGCCAAAGTCTATGGTCTAAAAAACATTATGGCTGGAGAAATGGTCGAGTTTGAAAATGGCGAAAAAGGTATGGCTCTTAATCTTGAAGAAAGTAGCGTAGGTATCGTAATACTTGGTAAAGGTGTAGATTTAAGAGAAGGCAGTTCAGTTAAAAGACTCAAAAAACTTCTTAAAGTTCCTGTGGGTGAAGCCTTAGTAAGCAGAGTTGTTAATGCTTTAGGAGAACCTATAGACGCTAAAGGACCAATAGACGCTAATGAATTTCGCTTTGTTGAAGAAAAAGCAAAGGGTATTATGGCAAGAAAAAGTGTCCATGAACCTTTAATAACAGGAATCAAAGCAATTGATGCCCTTGTACCTATCGGTAGAGGACAAAGAGAATTAATCATCGGGGACAGACAAACAGGAAAAACAACTGTTGCAATAGATACCATTATCAGTCAAAAAGGGCAAAATGTCATCTGTATTTATGTTGCTATCGGTCAAAAACAAAGCACGGTAGCACAGGTGGTTAAAAGACTTGAAGAGCACGGAGCTATGGATTATACAATTGTTGTCAATGCAGGTGCTAGTGACCCAGCTGCTTTGCAATACCTCGCACCTTATGCAGGTGTAACTATGGGAGAATATTTTAGAGATAATTCAAAACATGCCCTAATCATCTATGATGATTTAAGCAAACATGCTGTAGCTTATCGTGAAATGAGTCTTATTTTACGTCGTCCTCCCGGACGTGAAGCTTATCCGGGTGATGTTTTTTATCTGCATTCAAGATTGCTTGAAAGAGCAAGTAAATTAAATGATAAACTCGGTGCAGGGAGTTTGACTGCTTTACCTATTATAGAAACTCAAGCTGGAGATGTTTCAGCTTATATTCCAACTAATGTTATTTCAATTACCGATGGGCAAATTTTCCTTGAAACAGATTTATTTAACAGCGGAATTCGTCCAGCTATCAATGTAGGCTTATCAGTTTCAAGAGTGGGCGGTGCAGCTCAAATTAAAGCAACGAAGCAAGTTTCAGGAAATTTAAGGCTTGATTTAGCTCAATACAGAGAACTTCAAGCTTTTGCTCAATTTGCAAGTGATTTGGATGAAGCAAGCAGAAAACAACTTGAAAGAGGACAAAGAATGGTAGAGGTTTTAAAACAAGCTCCTTATTCTCCGCTCACACCAGAAAAGCAAGTTGTTCTGATTTTTGCAGGAACTAAGGGATTCTTAGATGATATTGCAGTGGATAAAATTAAGGATTTCGAAGAGGGAATTTACACCTTTATTCAAACAAAATATCCAGAGATTTTTGAGCAAATTAGCTCTAAAAAAGCTTTAGATAATGATATAGAAGAAAAATTAACTAAAGCTATTGATGAATTTAAAGCAAATCATTTATAA
- a CDS encoding F0F1 ATP synthase subunit delta: MNDLIAKKYAKAVAPRADMNEFYNNLCVLNSAFTLPKFKTLIESTQIKKDKKLELIHSFFTQMSPNFKNFLKLLAENSRLSYIPQIVKELEKEISYKEKTYLGVVYTQENLDEEKLKELENKLSTRLNAKIKLKNQLNQDKGVKITLEELGYEISFSMKDLQNKISEFILKNI; the protein is encoded by the coding sequence ATGAATGATTTAATTGCTAAAAAATATGCTAAAGCCGTTGCACCAAGAGCAGATATGAATGAATTTTATAATAATTTGTGTGTTTTAAATTCAGCTTTTACTCTACCGAAATTCAAAACTTTAATAGAATCCACTCAAATTAAAAAAGATAAAAAATTAGAATTAATCCATTCATTTTTCACTCAAATGAGTCCAAACTTTAAAAATTTTTTAAAACTTCTTGCTGAAAATTCAAGACTTTCTTATATTCCACAAATCGTTAAAGAACTTGAAAAAGAAATATCCTATAAAGAAAAAACTTATTTGGGCGTGGTTTATACTCAAGAAAATTTAGATGAAGAAAAACTTAAAGAATTAGAAAATAAACTTAGCACTAGATTGAATGCTAAAATTAAATTAAAAAATCAATTAAATCAAGACAAAGGTGTTAAAATCACTTTAGAAGAATTAGGTTATGAAATATCTTTTTCTATGAAAGATCTTCAAAATAAGATAAGTGAATTTATACTAAAAAATATTTAA
- a CDS encoding F0F1 ATP synthase subunit B translates to MKKSIYLTILTPLFALASSGGEDYDIIPRTINFVIFIAILLYFIATPLKNFYKNRILKISSKLDEIQKKLLESKNKKFNAVKKLEEVKTGASSALITAKKEAEILSAKIKTQAKEELELLDKHFEEHKNYELRKMEKEVVSELIIEIFNDSTIELKQNEIVDIMVKKVS, encoded by the coding sequence ATGAAAAAATCAATTTATCTTACTATTTTAACACCTTTATTCGCTTTAGCTTCTTCAGGGGGCGAGGATTATGACATCATACCAAGAACGATTAATTTTGTCATTTTTATTGCTATATTACTTTATTTTATAGCAACGCCTTTAAAGAATTTTTACAAAAATCGTATTTTAAAAATCTCTTCAAAACTCGATGAAATTCAGAAAAAACTTTTAGAAAGTAAAAATAAAAAATTTAATGCCGTAAAAAAACTTGAAGAGGTTAAGACAGGTGCTTCAAGTGCTTTAATCACTGCCAAAAAAGAGGCAGAAATTTTAAGTGCTAAAATTAAAACTCAAGCAAAAGAAGAACTTGAATTGCTTGACAAACATTTTGAAGAACATAAAAATTATGAGTTAAGAAAAATGGAAAAAGAAGTGGTTTCAGAGCTCATTATTGAGATTTTTAATGATTCAACAATAGAACTTAAACAAAATGAAATCGTTGATATTATGGTTAAAAAGGTGTCTTAA
- a CDS encoding ATP synthase F0F1 subunit B' produces the protein MFDDMNVSTMLATGAIFLAMIVILNAIFYKPLLKFMDDRDNSIKNDEMKVKDNSQEILGVNDELEKIQRATREEIQKIKQEAIKQAKQEVEQEFKIKKEELEKKTAIFYADLQNQKQELKKNLIAHLPELKQTLQNALRKV, from the coding sequence ATGTTTGATGATATGAATGTCTCTACAATGTTAGCAACCGGAGCAATTTTTTTAGCCATGATTGTTATTTTAAATGCTATATTTTACAAACCTCTTTTGAAATTTATGGACGATAGAGACAATTCTATAAAAAATGATGAAATGAAAGTTAAAGACAATTCACAAGAAATTTTGGGAGTCAATGACGAACTTGAAAAAATTCAAAGGGCTACAAGAGAAGAAATTCAAAAGATTAAACAAGAAGCAATTAAACAAGCTAAACAAGAAGTGGAACAAGAATTTAAAATAAAAAAAGAAGAACTTGAGAAGAAAACGGCTATTTTTTATGCGGATTTACAAAATCAAAAGCAAGAATTAAAAAAGAACTTGATAGCACATTTGCCCGAGCTCAAGCAAACTTTGCAAAATGCCCTTAGGAAGGTTTAA
- a CDS encoding ParB/RepB/Spo0J family partition protein, which translates to MKKGGLGKGLSKLLGDMDAVYTKELGLDKNQVREILIEKIKPNPFQPRKYFDEKSLNELSKSIEEYGLIQPIVVLKKDDFFILVSGERRLRASQILGLKTIAALISNAQEEKLREFALIENIQREDLNPIELANSYKSLIEEHKITQENLANILHKSRSQITNTLRLLNLNPKTQDFIAQGKISQGHAKVLVGLDKKDEEMVVDSILGQKLNVHDTEKMIKKIKNKGKFSLNSHFEFENEMKKITQILAQYGFECKNQKEKLTIYLTSIDKIKKFSKILD; encoded by the coding sequence ATGAAAAAAGGTGGTTTAGGTAAAGGATTGAGTAAGCTTTTAGGAGATATGGACGCTGTTTATACGAAAGAATTAGGACTTGATAAAAATCAGGTCAGAGAAATTCTTATTGAAAAAATCAAACCCAACCCTTTCCAACCCAGAAAATATTTTGATGAAAAATCCCTTAATGAACTTTCAAAATCTATCGAAGAATACGGGCTTATCCAGCCTATTGTAGTGCTTAAAAAAGATGATTTTTTCATTTTAGTTTCAGGTGAAAGAAGATTACGTGCCAGTCAAATTTTAGGTTTAAAAACCATTGCAGCTCTCATTTCTAATGCCCAAGAAGAGAAATTAAGAGAATTTGCACTCATTGAAAATATCCAAAGAGAAGATTTAAATCCAATTGAACTTGCAAATTCCTATAAAAGCTTGATTGAAGAGCATAAAATCACTCAAGAAAATTTAGCCAACATTCTTCACAAAAGTCGCAGTCAAATTACTAATACCCTAAGGCTTTTAAATTTAAATCCAAAAACTCAAGATTTTATTGCTCAAGGTAAAATTTCTCAAGGACATGCCAAAGTCTTAGTAGGATTAGATAAAAAAGATGAAGAAATGGTGGTCGATAGTATTTTAGGACAAAAACTCAATGTCCATGACACAGAAAAAATGATTAAAAAAATAAAAAATAAAGGTAAATTTTCTTTAAATTCCCATTTTGAATTTGAAAATGAAATGAAAAAAATAACACAAATTTTAGCTCAATATGGCTTTGAATGCAAAAATCAAAAAGAAAAACTTACTATTTATTTAACAAGTATTGATAAAATTAAGAAATTCAGTAAAATTTTAGATTAA
- a CDS encoding ParA family protein encodes MSEVITIANQKGGVGKTTTAVNLAASLAVAEKKVLLIDVDPQANATTGLGFNRNNYEYNIYHVFINRKKLSDIILKTELPKLHLAPSNIGLVGIEQELAKGEDSQRKMVLKNQLKEVIDEYDFIIIDSPPALGSITINAFAASDSVIIPIQCEFYALEGVAMVLNTIKIIKKTINPKLRVRGFLPTMYSSQNNLSKDVVEDLKQNFKKQLFTINGNEEDFIVIPRNVKLAESPSFGKPIILYDIKSPGSLAYQNLAHSILG; translated from the coding sequence ATGAGTGAAGTTATCACAATAGCAAATCAAAAAGGTGGAGTCGGTAAAACAACCACGGCTGTTAATTTAGCAGCTTCTTTAGCGGTAGCAGAAAAAAAAGTTTTGCTTATAGATGTTGATCCTCAAGCAAATGCTACAACAGGACTTGGCTTTAATAGAAACAATTACGAATACAATATTTATCACGTTTTTATCAATAGAAAAAAACTTTCAGATATTATTTTAAAAACCGAATTACCCAAACTTCATTTAGCTCCTTCAAATATAGGACTTGTAGGAATAGAACAAGAACTTGCTAAGGGCGAGGATAGCCAAAGAAAAATGGTGCTTAAAAATCAACTCAAAGAAGTGATTGACGAATATGATTTTATCATTATAGATTCTCCTCCTGCTTTAGGAAGTATTACCATTAATGCTTTTGCAGCAAGTGATAGCGTGATTATTCCTATACAATGTGAATTTTATGCCCTTGAAGGCGTGGCTATGGTCTTAAACACTATAAAAATTATCAAAAAGACTATCAATCCTAAACTTCGAGTAAGAGGCTTTTTACCTACAATGTATAGCTCTCAAAATAATCTCTCTAAAGATGTGGTTGAGGATTTAAAGCAGAATTTCAAAAAACAACTTTTTACAATTAATGGCAATGAAGAAGATTTTATAGTTATTCCAAGAAATGTAAAACTTGCTGAAAGCCCAAGCTTTGGAAAACCTATTATACTTTATGATATAAAATCTCCGGGTTCTTTAGCCTATCAAAATTTAGCCCATTCAATTTTAGGATAA
- a CDS encoding biotin--[acetyl-CoA-carboxylase] ligase, with protein MEKGLKMEIVCVEKLDSTHLFLCEKIRKGETDKNFAIYALEQTNGVGSKDNIWQSSKGNLHLSFCMKQDDLPQDLPLASASIYFAYLLKEILESKGSQIWLKWPNDLYIKDLKAGGIISAKIKDFIIGGIGLNLKFAPKNTTLLDIKISLKDLVEEFLEILEQKKSWKNIFRKYMLEFEKSKKFSVCHEGKKIPLENALLYEDGSILLENKRVYSLR; from the coding sequence ATGGAAAAAGGCTTAAAAATGGAGATTGTTTGCGTTGAAAAATTAGACTCCACTCATCTATTTTTATGTGAAAAAATCCGCAAGGGCGAAACAGACAAAAATTTTGCAATCTATGCTTTAGAACAAACAAATGGGGTTGGAAGTAAAGATAATATTTGGCAGAGTTCAAAAGGAAATTTACATTTATCTTTTTGCATGAAACAAGATGATTTGCCTCAAGATTTGCCTCTAGCTTCAGCAAGTATTTATTTTGCTTATTTGCTTAAAGAAATTTTAGAGAGTAAAGGCTCACAAATTTGGCTTAAATGGCCTAATGATTTGTATATTAAAGATTTAAAAGCGGGTGGAATCATCAGTGCAAAAATAAAAGATTTTATTATCGGTGGCATAGGGCTTAATTTGAAATTTGCTCCTAAAAACACCACTTTGCTCGATATAAAAATTTCCCTTAAAGATTTAGTGGAAGAGTTTTTAGAAATTTTAGAACAAAAAAAATCATGGAAGAATATTTTTAGAAAATATATGCTAGAATTTGAAAAATCAAAAAAATTTAGCGTCTGTCACGAGGGCAAAAAAATTCCTTTAGAAAATGCTCTTTTGTATGAAGATGGGTCGATTTTATTAGAGAATAAAAGGGTGTATAGTTTAAGATGA